The following proteins are encoded in a genomic region of Cryptomeria japonica chromosome 11, Sugi_1.0, whole genome shotgun sequence:
- the LOC131070631 gene encoding replication protein A 70 kDa DNA-binding subunit A-like: protein MLGRDAPATTKRSLKFGIHLPPVQHESSVNISPIKALNPFQNKWTIKGRVTNKRKMHQYSTPKSTGQVFSFDMIDSEGTEIRITCFGDVAEMHYHRVEPGTYYTVSKGCVKEANTKWNKLNSHLEITLDNNSILKRCDDVVECEANNSQFTPINEITYCTNNTLVDVIGIVVAVGEPSLIRRKDGSEVTKRIVKINDASAFTIDVNLWGETWQGLGEDLKSMHTTQAAVVLAVRNARVGYFNGKVVNTTTATTLNINPSIPETETLMSRGKISDALLPQSCVAGQLNSQYSRMTITAVLERTSVLSETVETTIRAVVRIIKTDSFCYPACPLKFNGKECKKKCTQQSDNQWFCSRCQTAVPECNYKYLLQMKLQDHTGALWATAFDEVGTNILQISAKELYMLQYDLTTQKTPQSIIKHVLLSSFVFTLSITTDMYNSEPRLKATITKVARIDYQTENALLLAEIAQMTTTA from the coding sequence ATGTTGGGTCGAGACGCACCTGCCACAACTAAACGATCCCTTAAATTTGGAATTCACCTCCCACCTGTGCAGCACGAATCTTCTGTTAATATCAGCCCGATTAAAGCCTTGAACCCCTTccaaaataaatggacaataaAGGGGCGTGTGACAAACAAGAGGAAGATGCATCAATACAGTACACCAAAGTCCACTGGCCAAGTATTTAGCTTTGACATGATAGATAGTGAAGGTACTGAAATTAGGATAACTTGCTTTGGCGATGTAGCAGAAATGCATTATCATAGGGTTGAACCAGGAACATATTATACTGTGTCAAAAGGTTGCGTTAAAGAAGCTAACACTAAATGGAATAAGCTTAACAGCCATCTTGAGATAACTTTGGACAACAATTCAATATTGAAGCGTTGTGATGATGTTGTTGAATGTGAAGCAAATAATTCTCAATTCACACCAATCAATGAAATTACATACTGCACCAACAACACTTTAGTTGATGTTATTGGTATTGTAGTTGCTGTTGGAGAACCCTCATTAATTCGCAGGAAGGATGGAAGCGAAGTAACAAAGAGAATTGTAAAAATAAATGATGCCTCAGCTTTTACTATCGATGTTAACTTATGGGGAGAAACATGGCAAGGGCTAGGTGAAGATTTGAAGAGCATGCACACAACCCAAGCAGCTGTTGTCCTTGCAGTCAGAAATGCTCGTGTTGGTTATTTCAATGGAAAGGTGGTCAACACAACCACAGCAACAACCCTAAATATAAACCCTTCTATACCTGAAACAGAGACACTTATGTCAAGAGGAAAGATTTCAGATGCCCTTCTACCGCAATCATGTGTTGCTGGCCAGCTTAACTCACAGTACAGTAGAATGACAATCACAGCTGTTTTAGAGCGTACAAGTGTTCTCTCTGAAACAGTTGAAACTACTATTAGGGCTGTTGTGAGAATCATTAAAACTGATTCTTTTTGCTATCCAGCCTGCCCTTTGAAATTTAATGGAAAAGAATGTAAAAAGAAATGCACCCAGCAAAGTGATAATCAATGGTTTTGTTCAAGATGTCAAACTGCTGTGCCAGAATGCAATTACAAATACTTATTGCAGATGAAGCTCCAAGATCATACAGGGGCTCTTTGGGCTACTGCCTTTGACGAGGTTGGCACAAATATACTGCAAATATCTGCCAAGGAGCTTTACATGCTGCAGTACGATTTGACTACACAAAAAACGCCTCAGTCCATTATCAAGCATGTCCTTTTGTCTTCCTTTGTTTTCACACTCTCTATTACAACAGACATGTACAATTCAGAACCCAGGCTCAAAGCAACGATAACCAAAGTTGCCAGAATTGATTACCAGACTGAAAATGCTCTTTTGCTTGCAGAGATTGCTCAAATGACTACAACTGCATAG
- the LOC131860117 gene encoding uncharacterized protein LOC131860117: protein MQNTPQGCNLRKAKKREQNCRYYAQHREQISKKRRLERMKHKMLLPTPPPCNTPQMINSDSPILNQSLPFSSGQTSIVSEQIEQPSFHSSKLQQKHLTQNRQPLHHQTILQPATTQQCTTNCFSSVQYIQALQAFRHRIDSLSMLQTCSICKERYIGMLLCRNQQPIICSRCFSENGVHRFSLANNLDPGEQPVVLKKLTQVEEMLIARVAPLLQVRHGKGGQYKYSGHTISFPQDISEIAKLLPRRLKDLEVLIVHRSNIQGTKYDCYVNKFHVMDALSYKIQHDQYYNDVVIDFDAVNLLPNTTTDISNMLRSLEEHTNVTGIPPTEDLLDNYNEYDANMSSSFVPKLPPPPRELDTVKRTLQLDVDTNNNIPWPEINLSPINEYNTIGLLGMAFPTLFPSGVALPLQPRIKHVYLHEYALHLLRYADQRFGQHVRFRYYIYNLIMRHRSQQSAAIFIKTNLGESVPTTIEALHGRLQNTPDDQLPNQLLRFGATLRGTRAYWRKSRKELAAMISQLGPPTLFFTLSSADTKWPDLHRLFSENDGQTTQFTRKQLTDHVICNPHITALYLHNRFAIFREEIIQKLFQAKDHWYRYEWQHRGSAHIHGFLWLPGAPNMETINWTDDNEVQMAKTFFDQYVSAWNPRIAADRMNAMPYTAMDDPCLADTKKNFTMDAALDYEALLNTLQRHTKCTEQTCLKKKGPTFECRYKAPWVQQEMSTLTVDNDNNPCYKPARNDDRLNIHNPWMLSLWRANIDCQPVTSKKAVLQYISKYASKSENKSQSYIEMLKTILNTSKSEDSILLTYQKFMMGIVVDRDISAQETCHMLQKLPLLSCSRQFVSLNVGRKILHRVIKSDNGADLSTTYIHAYMQRPFELNATNLLQSAQGFSYNSQRKKTKWHIRDKKAIVTVYPQFTEPPNEDTNQFEIFCLSELLLYKPFRDIPTEIGASKEQIIKNWKNFKKTNYNRLGNQQIIDDCTLPNEDDSDNNGSQHQDDTNLYEWEQLSQMGASNNFVQNDLQMLGRRDYDISHFWGATVVVDQLDSTALQFIPTSKLKSQHTSMQISSQDTKKNQLSPQQKVALNIILQHHNNQSATTPLRMIVQGTAGTGKSFLIDCIRRELNISPPMAENPLLVLAPTGVAAFNIQATTIHAGLRIPIREMHPLTGQSLMTLQEQLKHIKYILIDEMSFLGPKLLLKIDNRLRQAFPNKQHDIFGGMSMILVGDLAQLPPVMDKPIYASHSTALSLWHSFTIVITLDTIFRQQGASIRQQQFRALLHNLRNAQALQHDWQFLMCQTNATLTIQQKKDFNSSIHLFATNESARLHNRKMLKELNLPVALSLAKIAKQTNTEYDTNEQLPLEVLLSIDQQVMLIANLWIKVGLVNGAIGLIKQIVYENNTKPPDLPKYVVVQFNDYNGPPWDIAHPKDIPILPITRGRRTQVPLTMSWAITIHKSQGLTLDTATIDIGNTEKQGLTFTAISRVKTIDGIRIEPPFSFERFSKLQNNPYTTIRKKEETRLQLLSAQTDIYSP, encoded by the coding sequence ATGCAGAACACACCACAAGGATGCAATCTTAGGAAAGCGAAAAAAAGAGAACAGAATTGTCGCTATTATGCACAACATAGAGAACAAATCTCTAAAAAGCGTCGCCTGGAGCGAATGAAACACAAAATGCTCTTGCCTACACCTCCACCATGCAACACCCCACAGATGATCAATTCAGATTCGCCTATTTTGAATCAAAGCCTTCCTTTCTCATCTGGCCAGACCAGTATTGTATCAGAGCAAATAGAACAACCTTCATTTCATAGTAGCAAGCTACAACAGAAACATCTAACACAAAACAGGCAACCTCTACACCATCAGACAATATTGCAGCCTGCAACAACACAACAATGCACAACAAATTGTTTCTCTTCTGTGCAGTACATTCAAGCATTGCAAGCCTTCCGCCATCGCATTGATTCGCTGTCCATGCTTCAAACATGTAGTATTTGTAAGGAAAGATATATTGGAATGCTGCTATGCAGGAACCAACAACCCATTATTTGTTCAAGATGCTTTTCTGAAAATGGTGTTCATCGTTTCTCCTTGGCAAATAACTTAGACCCAGGTGAGCAACCTGTTGTCTTAAAAAAACTTACCCAAGTAGAAGAGATGCTTATAGCTAGGGTTGCTCCTCTTTTGCAAGTCAGACATGGAAAAGGTGGCCAATACAAATATTCTGGTCACACAATAAGTTTCCCCCAAGATATTTCAGAAATTGCAAAGCTTTTGCCACGAAGACTAAAAGACCTTGAAGTTCTTATTGTCCATCGAAGTAATATACAAGGCACAAAATATGATTGTTATGTGAATAAATTCCATGTTATGGATGCATTGAGCTATAAAATACAACATGACCAGTACTATAATGATGTTGTCATAGACTTTGATGCTGTCAACCTGCTTCCTAATACTACAACAGATATATCAAATATGCTACGCTCTTTAGAAGAGCATACTAATGTAACAGGTATTCCACCAACAGAAGACCTCCTGGACAATTACAATGAATATGATGCAAATATGTCATCATCTTTTGTTCCAAAACTGCCTCCTCCACCCCGCGAACTAGATACAGTTAAGAGAACCTTGCAGTTAGATGTTGATACTAATAATAATATCCCTTGGCCTGAAATAAACTTGTCTCCGATAAATGAATATAATACAATAGGCTTGTTAGGCATGGCATTCCCAACCCTTTTCCCATCTGGAGTTGCACTTCCACTACAGCCACGTATCAAGCATGTTTATTTACATGAATATGCTCTCCACTTACTTAGATATGCTGATCAAAGATTTGGGCAGCATGTTAGATTCCGGTATTATATTTACAATCTAATTATGAGACATCGTTCGCAACAATCTGCAGCTATCTTCATTAAAACTAATTTGGGAGAGTCTGTCCCAACCACTATCGAAGCACTCCATGGACGATTGCAAAACACTCCTGATGATCAGCTGCCTAACCAATTGTTGCGCTTTGGCGCAACTCTTCGAGGCACCCGTGCATATTGGCGTAAATCTAGAAAAGAGCTCGCTGCAATGATCTCCCAATTGGGGCCCCCAACACTGTTCTTTACATTAAGTTCAGCTGATACCAAATGGCCTGATTTGCATAGGCTCTTCTCTGAAAATGATGGCCAAACCACACAGTTTACAAGAAAACAACTTACAGACCATGTGATCTGCAATCCACATATAACAGCATTATACCTTCACAACAGATTTGCAATATTTCGTGAAGAAATTATTCAAAAGTTGTTCCAAGCAAAGGATCATTGGTATAGGTATGAATGGCAACATCGAGGCTCAGCCCATATTCATGGCTTCTTATGGCTCCCTGGAGCACCAAATATGGAGACCATTAATTGGACAGATGATAATGAGGTGCAAATGGCAAAAACTTTCTTCGACCAATATGTTTCTGCTTGGAACCCTCGCATTGCAGCAGACCGCATGAATGCAATGCCGTACACTGCAATGGATGACCCTTGCCTAGCTGATACAAAAAAAAACTTCACCATGGATGCTGCATTGGATTATGAAGCATTGCTTAATACTTTACAGAGACACACAAAATGTACAGAACAAACATGCCTCAAGAAAAAAGGTCCCACATTTGAATGTCGTTACAAAGCTCCATGGGTTCAACAAGAGATGTCTACATTGACAGTTGACAATGACAACAACCCATGCTATAAACCTGCAAGGAATGATGATCGTTTAAATATTCATAATCCTTGGATGCTTTCACTATGGAGGGCTAATATCGATTGTCAACCAGTCACTTCAAAAAAAGCTGTCCTCCAATACATTTCAAAGTATgcttcaaaatcagaaaacaaatcgCAATCCTATATTGAAATGCTGAAAACAATACTAAATACAAGTAAATCTGAAGATAGCATTTTATTAACATATCAGAAATTTATGATGGGCATAGTAGTAGACCGTGATATCAGTGCAcaagaaacttgccatatgttACAGAAATTGCCTCTTCTAAGTTGTAGCCGACAATTTGTCTCTCTAAATGTTGGCAGAAAAATACTGCACCGTGTCATAAAATCAGATAATGGAGCTGACCTTTCCACAACTTATATCCATGCTTATATGCAGCGCCCTTTTGaattaaatgcaacaaatttgcTACAATCAGCACAAGGGTTTTCCTATAATTCTCAACGCAAAAAAACAAAATGGCACATCagggataaaaaagcaattgtgacTGTATATCCTCAGTTTACAGAGCCTCCAAATGAAGATACCAATCAGTTTGAGATTTTTTGTTTGTCTGAATTGCTGCTATACAAACCATTCCGTGACATCCCAACTGAAATAGGAGCTTCAAAGGAACAAattataaaaaattggaaaaacttTAAAAAGACAAATTACAACCGTTTGGGAAATCAACAAATTATAGATGATTGCACCCTTCCAAACGAAGATGACAGTGACAATAATGGTTCCCAACATCAAGATGATACAAATCTGTACGAGTGGGAGCAGCTCTCACAAATGGGAGCTTCAAATAACTTTGTCCAGAATGATCTGCAAATGCTAGGCCGTCGTGATTACGATATTAGCCACTTTTGGGGAGCAACTGTTGTGGTTGATCAACTAGACTCCACTGCCCTTCAGTTCATACCTACAAGCAAGCTAAAATCCCAACACACTAGCATGCAAATCTCCAGCCAAGACACAAAAAAAAACCAGCTATCGCCTCAGCAAAAAGTTGCGCTCAACATCATTCTACAACATCATAATAATCAATCTGCAACAACACCTTTACGAATGATTGTTCAAGGCACTGCTGGCACTGGTAAATCATTTTTAATAGATTGTATTAGAAGAGAATTAAACATATCTCCACCTATGGCGGAAAACCCATTACTTGTTTTAGCACCAACAGGAGTTGCTGCTTTTAATATACAAGCGACAACAATCCATGCAGGGTTGCGCATACCTATAAGAGAAATGCATCCTTTGACAGGGCAATCATTAATGACATTGCAAGAGCAATTGAAACATATCAAATATATTCTGATAGACGAAATGAGCTTTTTGGGCCCGAAACTACTACTTAAGATAGATAACCGTTTACGCCAAGCATTCCCTAACAAACAACATGACATCtttggtggcatgtccatgattctTGTTGGTGATCTTGCTCAGCTTCCCCCTGTTATGGATAAACCTATATATGCTTCACACTCTACAGCCCTCAGTTTATGGCATTCTTTTACTATTGTCATAACATTGGACACTATTTTCCGCCAGCAAGGTGCATCTATAAGACAACAACAATTCAGAGCACTTCTTCACAACTTAAGAAACGCTCAAGCACTCCAACATGATTGGCAGTTTCTAATGTGCCAGACAAATGCAACATTAACTATTCAACAAAAGAAAGATTTCAACTCTTCAATCCACTTGTTTGCAACAAATGAATCTGCACGCTTGCATAACAGGAAAATGCTCAAAGAATTAAATTTGCCTGTCGCTCTAAGTTTAGCTAAAATTGCTAAGCAAACAAATACTGAATATGACACCAATGAACAGCTACCATTGGAAGTATTACTTTCTATTGATCAGCAAGTGATGTTAATAGCTAACTTGTGGATCAAAGTTGGCCTTGTTAATGGTGCTATTGGTCTCATAAAACAAATTGTATATGAAAACAATACAAAACCACCAGACTTACCAAAATATGTGGTTGTCCAATTCAATGATTATAATGGTCCTCCATGGGATATAGCACATCCAAAAGATATACCCATTTTGCCAATAACGCGAGGTAGGCGTACGCAAGTGCCTTTAACAATGTCTTGGGCCATCACTATTCACAAATCCCAAGGTCTTACATTAGATACAGCTACCATTGACATAGGTAATACTGAAAAGCAAGGCCTCACATTCACAGCTATTTCCAGAGTCAAGACAATTGATGGAATACGGATCGAACCACCATTCTCTTTTGAAAGGTTTTCCAAACTGCAAAATAATCCTTACACAACcattagaaagaaagaagaaactcgTTTGCAGCTACTCTCTGCGCAAACAGATATCTATTCACCTTAA